One part of the Clostridia bacterium genome encodes these proteins:
- the recN gene encoding DNA repair protein RecN, with protein MLRSLRIKNIALIEQCTIEFGENLNVLSGETGAGKSIIIDSLSFALGARADKTLIRHGEKTAEVEAVFDLSDSPAAKAVMVGFGLEEEDLLIVFRSMTENKSEIRLNGRLATLSMLKEVTRLLVDILSQHENQSLLSVSSHIELLDKYGESSLLRLKNTVSELFDSYKETENALGSFGSEADRARKMDILSYQIDEIAAAELKEGEEEELLAERERFRNSEKIVSAVSTAASAMNGDDAFSVQSAISAAMNALRSVVSYDKTLEETYDRLDQSYAEIKDLSDELSSYVDSFDFDEATAAYVEKRVDQIRSLKRKYGSTVSEILRAYDEFSKEYAVLSDADGEVERLTKKKGELYEKLMQACAELSEKRKKTAKAFSAEIEKELSELGMKGSKFEVSFASGEAFLTENGFDKVEFLISPNPGEPLRELAKIISGGEMSRFMLALKVITARLDGIGTLVFDEVDAGISGHIGEVVAEKLVLVSRVRQVLTITHLPQVAAVSDRHFLIEKKTTNGKTLSSVTPLEEEGVLKEIERLSAGVGAYGALHAKELRDLAKQKKAN; from the coding sequence ATGTTACGCAGCTTACGCATTAAAAACATCGCTTTGATCGAACAATGTACGATCGAATTCGGCGAAAATCTGAACGTTTTAAGCGGAGAAACGGGCGCGGGTAAGTCGATCATTATCGACTCGCTTTCTTTTGCGCTCGGCGCGAGAGCGGATAAGACGCTGATTCGTCACGGAGAAAAGACGGCGGAGGTCGAAGCGGTCTTCGATCTCTCGGATTCTCCCGCGGCAAAAGCCGTTATGGTCGGTTTTGGGCTCGAAGAAGAGGATCTCTTGATCGTTTTCCGTTCGATGACCGAAAATAAAAGCGAGATTCGCTTGAACGGAAGACTCGCGACGCTCTCGATGCTGAAAGAGGTCACACGTTTGCTCGTCGATATTTTAAGCCAACACGAGAATCAATCTCTTTTGTCCGTTTCGTCGCATATCGAGCTGTTGGATAAATACGGAGAATCGAGTCTTTTGCGTTTAAAAAACACCGTCTCAGAACTGTTTGACAGCTATAAAGAAACCGAAAACGCGCTCGGATCGTTCGGAAGCGAGGCGGATCGCGCTCGAAAAATGGATATATTATCCTATCAAATCGACGAAATCGCGGCTGCGGAGTTAAAAGAAGGCGAGGAAGAAGAGCTTCTTGCCGAAAGAGAACGCTTCCGAAACTCGGAAAAGATCGTTTCCGCCGTCTCGACCGCGGCGTCCGCAATGAACGGTGACGACGCTTTCAGCGTTCAGTCCGCGATCTCCGCGGCGATGAACGCGCTTCGTTCGGTCGTTTCTTATGATAAAACGCTCGAAGAAACCTACGATCGCTTGGATCAATCCTACGCCGAAATTAAAGATCTTTCGGACGAATTATCGTCTTACGTCGATTCGTTCGATTTTGACGAGGCTACGGCGGCGTACGTCGAAAAAAGAGTGGATCAAATCCGTTCGTTAAAGAGGAAATACGGTTCTACCGTTTCCGAAATCCTCCGCGCGTACGACGAATTTTCAAAAGAATACGCCGTTTTGTCCGACGCGGACGGAGAAGTCGAGCGTTTGACGAAGAAAAAAGGCGAACTTTATGAAAAATTGATGCAAGCCTGCGCGGAACTATCCGAAAAAAGGAAGAAAACGGCAAAGGCGTTTTCCGCGGAGATCGAAAAGGAGCTTTCCGAACTCGGGATGAAAGGAAGCAAATTCGAAGTATCCTTCGCGTCCGGGGAAGCGTTTTTAACGGAAAACGGCTTTGACAAGGTTGAATTTTTGATTTCTCCGAATCCCGGGGAACCGCTTCGCGAACTTGCGAAGATCATATCCGGCGGCGAGATGTCGCGCTTTATGCTTGCGTTAAAAGTGATCACCGCTCGTCTCGACGGGATCGGAACGCTCGTCTTCGATGAAGTGGACGCAGGCATCAGCGGGCATATCGGAGAGGTGGTTGCCGAAAAATTGGTTTTGGTCTCTCGCGTGAGACAGGTTTTGACGATCACGCATTTGCCGCAGGTCGCCGCAGTCAGCGATCGCCATTTTCTGATCGAAAAGAAGACGACGAACGGTAAGACCCTTTCGTCCGTTACGCCGCTCGAAGAAGAGGGCGTTTTGAAAGAGATCGAAAGATTGTCAGCGGGCGTCGGAGCCTACGGCGCATTGCACGCAAAAGAGCTTCGAGATCTTGCAAAACAGAAAAAAGCAAATTAA
- a CDS encoding 1-deoxy-D-xylulose-5-phosphate synthase: protein MLLKRINLPNDVKKLNISELSELSQEVRSRIVEVTLQNGGHIGASLGAVELIVSLLYVFDAEKDKIVFDVGHQAYAYKILTGRNAEFDSLRTFGGISGFPKPSESKYDSFVGGHAGNAISAACGYAKARELSGENYEVISVLGDGVMVNGETAEGFNLASSIGKQIIVLNDNTYSISEGVGSVPEYLKALRAKPCSTKLRKGAESPFAHYDLSYVGPVCGHDIPSLVKAFETAKNSDKSVVLHIVTSKGKGYLPAEQNPLKLHGVPPKGERDGVSFGSVFGKTLVKLREKDDKIVAIAAAMAIGTGLSEFVDRFPNSFIDVGIAESTAVSVAAALARAGFKPYVAIYSTFLQRAYDQMLYDVAMDDLGVTFIVDRAGIVGEDGESHQGIYDLCLLSSVSSSRVFSPSSGEELEKMLEYCASVPGLKVIRYPKGSAETGIPTNADFPHWVTIKQGNSNAFIVAHGARMVQNAMEAASVLETDGISVGVVNARSIKPFDSEFLSSVQGARLFVLEDVVYSGSLSENLLANGFDVSAITLPDGYVTFGKVSELQRLFGLDAESVAAKIKKEYETGRFSGGKR, encoded by the coding sequence ATGCTGCTAAAAAGAATAAATCTTCCCAATGACGTAAAAAAACTGAATATTTCCGAATTATCCGAACTCTCTCAGGAAGTCAGATCGAGAATCGTCGAAGTTACGCTTCAAAACGGAGGGCATATCGGCGCGTCTCTCGGCGCGGTCGAGCTCATCGTCTCGCTGCTTTACGTCTTCGATGCGGAAAAAGATAAAATCGTTTTCGACGTCGGGCATCAAGCCTATGCGTACAAAATTTTGACGGGGCGAAACGCGGAATTCGATTCGCTTCGAACGTTCGGAGGAATCAGCGGATTCCCGAAACCGAGTGAAAGCAAGTATGATTCCTTTGTCGGCGGACATGCGGGCAACGCGATCTCGGCTGCCTGCGGATACGCCAAAGCGCGAGAACTCTCGGGCGAGAATTACGAAGTGATCTCTGTCCTCGGCGACGGCGTTATGGTGAACGGCGAGACCGCGGAAGGCTTTAATCTCGCGTCCTCGATCGGAAAACAGATCATCGTTCTCAACGATAATACCTATTCGATCTCGGAAGGCGTCGGAAGCGTCCCGGAATATTTGAAAGCCCTACGCGCAAAACCTTGCTCGACAAAGCTCAGGAAGGGGGCGGAGAGTCCGTTCGCGCATTACGATCTTTCCTATGTCGGTCCCGTTTGCGGTCACGATATTCCTTCTTTGGTCAAAGCATTTGAAACTGCGAAAAATTCGGATAAATCCGTCGTTTTACATATCGTAACCAGTAAAGGAAAAGGGTATCTTCCCGCGGAGCAAAACCCATTGAAACTTCACGGCGTTCCTCCGAAGGGAGAGCGCGACGGCGTTTCGTTCGGTTCCGTTTTCGGAAAAACGCTCGTAAAGCTTCGCGAAAAGGACGATAAGATCGTCGCGATCGCGGCGGCAATGGCGATCGGAACGGGATTATCGGAATTCGTCGATCGATTTCCGAATAGTTTTATAGACGTCGGGATCGCGGAAAGCACGGCGGTTTCCGTCGCTGCGGCTCTTGCGAGGGCAGGTTTTAAGCCGTACGTCGCGATCTATTCCACTTTTTTGCAGCGCGCTTACGACCAAATGCTTTACGACGTGGCGATGGACGACCTCGGCGTAACGTTCATCGTGGATCGTGCGGGCATCGTCGGGGAAGACGGCGAATCGCATCAGGGGATCTACGACCTTTGTCTGCTTTCATCCGTTTCCTCCTCGCGCGTTTTTTCGCCGAGTTCGGGCGAAGAACTCGAAAAAATGCTCGAATACTGCGCCTCGGTTCCCGGACTCAAAGTGATCCGCTATCCGAAAGGCAGTGCGGAAACGGGCATTCCGACGAACGCCGATTTCCCGCATTGGGTCACGATCAAGCAAGGAAATTCGAACGCGTTTATCGTTGCCCACGGCGCGCGTATGGTTCAAAACGCGATGGAAGCGGCGAGCGTCCTTGAAACAGACGGGATCTCCGTCGGCGTCGTTAACGCGCGCTCGATCAAGCCTTTCGATTCGGAATTTCTTTCGTCCGTTCAAGGCGCGAGACTATTCGTCTTGGAAGACGTCGTGTATTCGGGTTCGCTTTCGGAAAATCTCCTCGCGAACGGTTTTGACGTTTCCGCGATCACCTTGCCGGACGGTTACGTTACTTTCGGAAAAGTTTCCGAATTGCAGCGTCTCTTCGGGCTCGACGCGGAGAGCGTCGCGGCTAAGATCAAAAAAGAGTATGAGACTGGACGTTTTTCTGGCGGAAAGAGATAA
- a CDS encoding TlyA family RNA methyltransferase, with protein sequence MRLDVFLAERDNLSRTRAANLIKTGGVSVNGKRVDKPSAEISGEEIVEVVDTLKFASLGGVKLENALDFFHIDLKNKSCLDVGAANGGFTDCMLKRGAERVTAVDLHVAFPDFLKEDARVEIADEINAKDLAEHFRGRAFDFISVDLSFISLCGLFPIFRSLLSENGELICLFKPQFEVGRKDLPKSGVVRDKKAIEKAFARVLLAAKESGLRFFGDCAVPELFDDKNAERTILFRLN encoded by the coding sequence ATGAGACTGGACGTTTTTCTGGCGGAAAGAGATAATCTCTCGCGGACGCGCGCGGCGAATTTGATCAAAACGGGCGGTGTCTCGGTCAACGGAAAGCGCGTGGATAAGCCGTCCGCGGAAATCTCCGGGGAAGAGATCGTCGAAGTCGTCGACACGTTGAAATTCGCGTCTCTCGGCGGCGTTAAACTCGAAAACGCGCTGGATTTCTTTCACATCGATCTGAAAAATAAATCTTGCTTGGACGTCGGCGCGGCAAACGGCGGTTTCACCGATTGTATGCTGAAACGAGGCGCGGAACGCGTTACGGCGGTCGATCTGCACGTCGCGTTTCCCGATTTTCTCAAAGAAGACGCGCGCGTCGAGATCGCGGACGAAATCAATGCTAAGGATCTTGCCGAGCATTTCCGAGGTAGGGCATTCGACTTTATTTCGGTCGATTTGAGCTTTATTTCGCTTTGCGGTCTTTTCCCGATCTTTCGTTCGTTGCTTTCCGAAAACGGCGAATTGATCTGTCTTTTTAAGCCTCAGTTCGAAGTCGGAAGGAAAGATCTGCCGAAAAGCGGCGTCGTCAGGGATAAAAAAGCCATTGAAAAAGCCTTTGCGCGCGTCCTTCTCGCGGCAAAAGAGTCCGGATTGCGTTTTTTCGGAGATTGCGCCGTCCCCGAATTGTTCGATGATAAAAACGCGGAGCGGACGATCTTATTTCGTCTGAACTGA
- a CDS encoding NAD(+)/NADH kinase — MKLCIVINDGKKKAREIAGEFMDELTARSIDFYVFSGVLSKGTTAAVVFGGDGTILKFIRTGIVNVPVLGINCGKMGFLAETARPASETIDKLLRGEYSIDERKLLRVDCGGEVYYALNEVVLGRADSINLVDVEISTDEGSLDMYRADGVIVATPTGSTAYSLSAGGPVLSPKVPAYVVTPVCPHSLHSRPMVLSDDEVINVSVRTSGKCIAVIDGANVLSSMDGFDIRVSTDGKCAAFIRTEKRSFYKTMLNKMTKEG; from the coding sequence ATGAAACTGTGTATTGTTATCAATGACGGAAAGAAAAAAGCGCGTGAAATCGCGGGCGAATTCATGGATGAGCTTACGGCTCGTTCGATTGATTTTTACGTTTTTTCGGGCGTTCTCTCGAAAGGAACGACGGCTGCCGTCGTCTTCGGCGGAGACGGAACGATCCTGAAATTCATCCGCACGGGCATCGTCAACGTCCCCGTTCTCGGGATCAATTGCGGAAAGATGGGATTTCTCGCGGAAACCGCGCGTCCCGCTTCGGAGACGATCGACAAGCTCCTTCGCGGCGAATATTCGATCGACGAACGGAAACTTTTGCGCGTAGATTGCGGCGGAGAAGTCTATTACGCCTTGAACGAAGTCGTTCTCGGGCGCGCGGACTCGATCAATCTCGTGGACGTAGAGATCTCGACGGACGAAGGTTCGCTCGATATGTACCGCGCGGACGGCGTGATCGTCGCGACTCCGACAGGTTCCACGGCGTATTCTTTGTCGGCGGGCGGTCCCGTTTTGAGTCCGAAAGTCCCTGCGTACGTCGTAACGCCGGTTTGTCCGCACAGCCTGCATTCCCGACCGATGGTCCTATCCGACGACGAGGTCATAAACGTGTCCGTTCGGACGTCCGGAAAATGCATCGCGGTGATCGACGGGGCAAACGTCCTTTCTTCGATGGATGGATTCGATATCCGCGTTTCGACGGACGGGAAATGCGCCGCGTTTATTCGAACGGAAAAGCGCAGTTTTTATAAAACGATGTTAAACAAAATGACGAAGGAAGGTTGA
- a CDS encoding arginine repressor (regulates arginine biosynthesis when complexed with arginine by binding at site that overlap the promotors of the arginine biosynthesis genes) yields MSCDNRRLRILELIKKYNVGRQDQLVELLNAEGFGVTQATVSRDINELQLKKIKEGGVFRYIQADAPTMITESKVSIMFKQTVNSVAVSQNLIIVKTLAGSANAVCAILDNFNLEGVLGSVAGDDCIFIATEPGKAEAIANTFRSYL; encoded by the coding sequence ATGTCTTGCGATAACAGAAGGCTCCGCATCTTGGAATTGATTAAAAAATATAACGTAGGCAGGCAGGATCAGCTCGTCGAACTCCTGAACGCGGAAGGTTTCGGCGTGACGCAAGCCACCGTTTCGCGCGACATCAACGAGCTTCAACTCAAAAAGATCAAAGAAGGCGGCGTTTTCCGCTATATTCAAGCCGATGCGCCGACGATGATCACGGAAAGCAAGGTCTCCATTATGTTTAAGCAGACGGTCAACAGCGTAGCCGTCAGCCAAAATCTAATTATCGTTAAGACGCTGGCGGGCAGCGCGAACGCCGTTTGCGCGATCCTCGATAACTTTAATCTCGAAGGCGTTTTAGGCTCCGTCGCGGGCGACGATTGCATCTTTATCGCAACCGAACCCGGGAAAGCGGAAGCGATTGCGAACACCTTTCGCTCTTATCTTTGA
- a CDS encoding SpoIVB peptidase, with amino-acid sequence MKNKVRLILFSVVIAVLCFTFTGTFAFAEEREVYLGGTPLGIGLAERGLIVTGFVDVITDEGTACPARGSEILTNDVIVKLNGKEIVGVRDFASALQGSDGVVTLTVKRGERDFLFSLAPVTDSVTGLKKLGITVKTGISGIGTLTFVLPNGRFGALGHGIVDADTGKPFFTDRGSVYSCNISGFRPANGGKAGELIGRFVNRLTPIGQIDLCNGFGVYGEAGQAMTKGLSKVVLGSKRSVKTGKAQIYSTISGGEPKMYEIEIVKLQNQKTPKEKSMLIRVTDRDLLSETGGILQGMSGSPIVQDGKLVGAVTHVLLSDAKLGYGLYIDWMLPFAVG; translated from the coding sequence ATGAAGAACAAAGTCAGGTTGATCCTGTTTTCGGTCGTTATCGCCGTTTTATGTTTCACTTTTACCGGGACGTTTGCGTTCGCGGAAGAGCGAGAAGTTTATCTCGGAGGAACGCCTCTCGGGATCGGACTTGCCGAACGAGGTCTTATCGTTACGGGGTTTGTCGATGTGATCACCGATGAGGGGACGGCTTGTCCCGCTCGCGGCAGCGAAATTTTGACGAACGACGTAATCGTTAAGCTGAACGGCAAAGAGATCGTCGGGGTAAGGGATTTTGCGTCCGCTTTGCAAGGTTCGGACGGAGTCGTGACTTTGACTGTAAAGAGGGGGGAGCGGGATTTCCTATTCTCGCTCGCTCCCGTCACCGATAGCGTAACGGGCTTAAAGAAACTCGGAATTACGGTGAAAACGGGAATTTCCGGGATCGGAACGCTGACGTTCGTTCTTCCGAACGGGCGTTTCGGCGCGCTCGGACACGGGATCGTGGATGCGGATACGGGAAAACCGTTTTTTACCGACCGAGGCTCCGTTTATTCTTGCAATATCAGCGGATTTCGACCGGCGAACGGCGGGAAAGCGGGTGAGCTCATCGGTCGATTCGTAAATCGTTTGACCCCGATCGGACAAATCGATCTATGTAACGGATTCGGCGTTTACGGAGAAGCCGGGCAAGCGATGACGAAAGGTCTTTCCAAAGTCGTTTTGGGTTCGAAAAGATCGGTAAAGACAGGGAAAGCGCAGATTTATTCGACGATCTCGGGCGGAGAGCCGAAAATGTACGAGATCGAGATCGTTAAATTGCAAAATCAGAAAACACCGAAAGAAAAGAGTATGTTGATCCGCGTGACCGATCGCGATCTCCTATCCGAAACGGGCGGGATCTTGCAGGGAATGAGCGGAAGCCCGATCGTGCAAGACGGAAAATTGGTCGGCGCGGTTACGCACGTCCTTCTTTCGGACGCGAAACTCGGTTACGGCTTATATATCGATTGGATGCTTCCGTTTGCCGTCGGCTGA
- a CDS encoding D-alanyl-D-alanine carboxypeptidase translates to MKKIVWIAIFAVFAFFALAVPVKGARADSVSPVKARSAYLMDKRTGETLYGQRENDEFPIASMVKIMTAVLTFEEIEKGSLRFDESITISDAAAGMGGSQMFLDRGLSYPVTDLLKGVIVVSANDACVALAERISGSEESFVEKMNEKAKELGMTRTVFVNATGLPKEGGHSTAHDVALMLRALTSHERYYDYSKIWLEEYKHPDGRITTLTNTNKFVRFYDECDGGKTGFTSEAKFCLAASATRGDTKLISVVIGADDSKTRFSESKRLLCYGFSNYKTEIVLKKGEATFYAPLSRGAKNAAACGVLEDLSVLLKTGEKSDNIDIKAEFLPLRAPIEIGQTVGSCVLTANGKTVTVPIVALEKVGKATIGDSYQKILGEWA, encoded by the coding sequence ATGAAAAAGATTGTTTGGATTGCGATATTTGCGGTATTTGCGTTTTTCGCGCTCGCCGTTCCCGTCAAAGGGGCGCGGGCGGATTCCGTTTCTCCCGTAAAAGCGAGAAGCGCTTATTTGATGGATAAGCGAACGGGCGAAACTTTATACGGGCAGAGGGAAAACGACGAATTCCCGATCGCGAGTATGGTGAAGATCATGACCGCGGTTTTAACTTTCGAAGAGATCGAAAAGGGCTCTCTTCGCTTTGACGAGTCGATCACGATCAGCGACGCCGCGGCCGGGATGGGCGGTTCTCAAATGTTTCTCGATCGAGGTTTATCCTATCCCGTGACCGATCTTTTGAAAGGTGTGATCGTCGTTTCCGCGAACGACGCTTGCGTCGCTCTTGCCGAGAGGATCAGCGGCAGTGAAGAAAGTTTCGTCGAAAAAATGAACGAAAAAGCAAAAGAACTCGGTATGACGCGCACGGTTTTCGTGAACGCGACGGGACTTCCGAAAGAGGGCGGGCATTCGACGGCGCACGACGTTGCTTTGATGCTTCGCGCTCTGACGTCTCACGAACGGTATTACGATTACAGCAAGATCTGGCTCGAAGAGTACAAACATCCCGACGGCAGGATCACGACGCTGACGAACACCAATAAATTCGTTCGGTTTTACGATGAATGCGACGGAGGAAAGACCGGGTTTACGAGCGAAGCGAAGTTTTGCTTGGCGGCGAGCGCGACGAGAGGGGACACGAAACTTATATCCGTCGTGATCGGCGCGGACGATTCCAAGACGAGATTCTCGGAAAGCAAACGGCTCCTTTGTTACGGATTCTCGAATTACAAAACGGAGATCGTCCTGAAAAAAGGGGAAGCCACGTTTTACGCGCCGTTGTCACGAGGCGCGAAGAATGCCGCCGCCTGCGGCGTCCTCGAAGATCTGTCCGTCTTGCTGAAAACGGGTGAAAAATCCGATAATATCGATATAAAAGCGGAGTTTCTCCCGCTTCGCGCGCCGATCGAGATCGGGCAAACGGTCGGATCGTGCGTCTTGACGGCGAACGGGAAAACGGTAACCGTTCCGATCGTCGCTTTGGAAAAGGTCGGGAAGGCGACCATAGGAGACAGTTATCAAAAGATCCTCGGAGAGTGGGCGTAA